A genomic region of Dreissena polymorpha isolate Duluth1 chromosome 4, UMN_Dpol_1.0, whole genome shotgun sequence contains the following coding sequences:
- the LOC127879256 gene encoding forkhead box protein B1-like, producing the protein MPRPGRNTYNDQKPPYSYIALTAMAISASREKMLPLSDIYKFIMDKFPFYRQNTQRWQNSLRHNLSFNDCFIKIPRRPDRPGKGSYWALHPFAGDMFENGSFLRRRKRFKLHQQRQHALGLLGEQEANNIKNNLDLAPYLQDESRLRLQQFAANAVTSGYLPYQRDSGQPTIRHQHKHSFSIDNIIGTPSKPSVDILPSPFQMTSIPRFVSQFAPTHGLPHRLMMSYHALHPTDNNLICSLASTFGSLNGQVSPLDYYSSIASLQEPAHPVLLVKPTALSAINLFSKHFGLGKEFHHSPPSETATVNPRPALVHGVDSLLKPAKELVVPKQFNYDHTSGRTETKFVEDDGGT; encoded by the exons ATGCCGCGTCCGGGGCGGAACACGTACAACGACCAGAAGCCTCCGTACAGCTACATTGCCCTCACGGCTATGGCGATCAGCGCATCCAGGGAGAAGATGCTCCCACTCAGTGACATCTACAAGTTTATCATGGACAAGTTTCCATTCTACAG ACAAAACACGCAACGCTGGCAGAACTCCTTACGCCATAACCTCTCCTTCAACGACTGCTTCATCAAGATCCCCAGGCGTCCTGACCGGCCCGGAAAGGGAAGCTACTGGGCGCTGCATCCATTCGCTGGCGACATGTTTGAGAACGGCAGTTTTCTGCGGCGACGGAAGAGATTCAAACTGCACCAGCAGCg ACAACACGCTCTTGGTTTACTAGGAGAACAAGaagcaaacaatataaaaaataatctcGATCTAGCGCCATATCTTCAAGACGAGTCGCGTTTGAGATTACAACAGTTCGCGGCCAATGCCGTCACTTCCGGTTACTTGCCTTACCAGCGGGACTCAGGGCAACCCACGATACGCCACCAACATAAACATTCATTTAGCATTGACAACATCATCGGCACTCCGTCAAAACCTTCCGTTGATATCTTGCCATCTCCGTTTCAAATGACGTCTATCCCTAGATTCGTCAGTCAGTTCGCCCCAACCCACGGCTTGCCGCATAGGCTGATGATGTCGTACCACGCACTTCACCCGACAGACAATAACCTGATTTGTAGCCTGGCGTCTACTTTCGGAAGCCTGAACGGTCAGGTGTCTCCGCTAGATTACTACAGCTCGATAGCGTCTCTCCAGGAACCAGCACATCCTGTTTTGCTCGTTAAACCGACGGCGCTTTCAGCAATAAATTTATTTAGTAAGCACTTCGGCCTCGGAAAAGAATTCCACCACAGTCCACCAAGTGAAACTGCAACGGTCAACCCGAGACCTGCTCTTGTCCATGGCGTGGACTCTTTACTGAAACCTGCAAAAGAACTTGTTGTACCAAAACAATTTAATTATGACCATACTTCCGGTCGCACTGAGACAAAATTCGTTGAGGATGATGGGGGAACATAA